Proteins from one Fusobacterium sp. SYSU M8D902 genomic window:
- the lgt gene encoding prolipoprotein diacylglyceryl transferase codes for MHPVLFSIAGFEIRFYGLMYAISFFLGIEIAKYLAKEKNIDSKIVENYAFIAMISGLLGGRLYYVFFNWDYYSKYPSEILATWHGGMAIHGGIIGGIIGTFIYGYIKKLNPLTLGDLAAAPLLLGQALGRFGNFMNGEIHGVPTFTPWSVIFSIKPNFYTWYNSYNVSSVFEKLKYKALVPWGVVFPNSSPAGSEFPNIPVHPAMLYELILNFIGFLFIFFYLRKKTNKAPGYLWWNYVIIYSIIRIFVSFFRAEDLMIFGIRAPHLVSFIMIIFSLIMIKIGEKKRVSIKK; via the coding sequence ATGCATCCAGTATTATTTTCCATAGCTGGTTTTGAAATCAGGTTCTATGGACTTATGTATGCTATCTCATTCTTTTTAGGAATTGAAATAGCTAAATATTTAGCAAAAGAGAAAAATATAGATAGTAAAATTGTAGAAAATTATGCTTTCATTGCTATGATATCCGGTTTACTCGGTGGTCGTCTCTACTATGTTTTCTTCAACTGGGACTACTACTCTAAATATCCTTCTGAAATATTAGCTACTTGGCATGGAGGTATGGCTATTCATGGCGGTATTATTGGAGGAATTATCGGTACATTTATCTACGGGTATATTAAAAAACTCAATCCATTGACTCTAGGTGATCTCGCTGCTGCTCCTCTATTATTAGGACAAGCTCTTGGAAGATTCGGAAATTTTATGAATGGTGAGATACATGGAGTCCCTACTTTTACTCCTTGGAGTGTAATATTTTCAATAAAGCCAAATTTTTATACTTGGTATAATTCATACAATGTATCAAGTGTATTTGAAAAGTTAAAATATAAAGCTCTAGTACCTTGGGGGGTTGTTTTTCCCAATAGTTCTCCTGCTGGTTCTGAATTTCCTAATATTCCAGTTCATCCAGCTATGCTTTATGAATTAATTTTAAATTTTATTGGATTCTTATTTATTTTCTTCTATCTTAGAAAGAAAACAAATAAGGCTCCTGGTTATCTCTGGTGGAACTATGTTATTATTTATAGTATCATTAGAATATTTGTAAGCTTTTTTAGAGCTGAAGATCTTATGATATTTGGAATAAGAGCTCCTCACTTAGTTAGTTTTATTATGATTATTTTTTCTTTAATTATGATTAAAATTGGAGAAAAAAAGAGAGTTTCAATTAAAAAATAA